From Limisphaerales bacterium, one genomic window encodes:
- a CDS encoding LPS-assembly protein LptD, producing MRRQLIYLMFAGVLFFGNGLMAQDGLIPTKTKIVLVGPNADIAYDATSGVTTGTGRIRVIYHQDQPDAAEVTTDTGSFNHLTEQMTATGNVVLRRDGNIWKAEQMEYDFKTRNIKSAQFRTGNLEFFMHGENLTGNTTNKVYTAKNATFTTDDVAKPTMVIKAKEVEIIPGEHIIFRNASLHFGKLPVMYLPYYKRSLKRHQWNMHFEPGIKSEWGSYLLSSLRLPTSDTFGGEFHFDYRSQRGFAMGPDFNYDLGRGGEGRLSLYRAWDDDPLTDSLNRTIDRERDLAQWQHRLSTTNGFTATANFNLESDEYMRRDFFEESYRNNVQPNSFLELDKKWSNYELNLLMQPRVNDFYETVQRLPDLRLSGTRHRLGDTPLYYDTESSLAYLNRRYANSSTDDYGMMRLDTLHQIYMPKTYNGWLNVTPRIGGRLTHYGATEGRGKSTASSERYVFNTGVELSTKFSKQMPDVQNKLLDVNGLRHIVKPSINYVFIPRPNRTPGELDKLDSEITSPNLLPFEMPDYNAIDNIDSQNAVRLGLRNIWQTRRGARIGEEQTRAIDELIDWNLYTDWRLDPNSSQNTFADAFSDLRFRPRNWIELQSNQRYDLDNSVWRLMNNSVNFTPDDNWRLNLGHYYYLAHPSTSSADRTSALYTGAAYRFNEDWSFATRQYYDAVKGQLSQHSYTFHHDMRSWTFFVDLRFVTDTGRRNDEVQLSLNYSLKASPRMSSE from the coding sequence ATGAGGAGGCAACTGATTTACCTGATGTTCGCGGGGGTTCTATTCTTCGGGAATGGATTGATGGCTCAAGACGGCTTGATTCCGACCAAAACCAAAATCGTGCTCGTGGGGCCGAATGCGGATATTGCATATGATGCGACGTCCGGGGTCACCACCGGCACGGGACGGATCCGGGTCATTTACCACCAAGACCAACCGGATGCCGCTGAGGTTACTACCGACACCGGCTCCTTCAACCATCTCACCGAACAAATGACCGCCACAGGCAATGTGGTGTTACGGCGCGACGGAAACATTTGGAAAGCGGAACAGATGGAATACGATTTTAAAACGCGCAATATTAAGTCAGCCCAATTCCGCACGGGCAATCTTGAGTTTTTTATGCACGGAGAAAACCTGACCGGCAATACCACCAACAAAGTTTACACCGCCAAGAACGCCACCTTCACCACCGACGATGTGGCGAAGCCTACAATGGTGATCAAGGCGAAGGAAGTGGAAATCATACCCGGCGAGCACATCATCTTCCGGAACGCCTCGCTGCACTTCGGCAAACTGCCGGTGATGTATTTGCCGTATTACAAACGCAGCCTCAAACGCCACCAATGGAATATGCACTTCGAACCGGGCATCAAGAGCGAATGGGGCAGTTACCTGCTCAGTTCATTGCGACTGCCCACGAGCGATACCTTCGGCGGCGAATTTCATTTCGACTACCGCTCGCAACGCGGCTTCGCCATGGGGCCGGATTTCAATTACGACCTCGGCCGCGGCGGCGAAGGCCGACTCTCGCTCTACCGGGCGTGGGATGATGATCCGCTAACCGATTCACTCAACCGAACCATCGATCGCGAACGCGACCTCGCCCAATGGCAGCATCGGCTGAGCACCACCAACGGCTTCACCGCCACGGCCAACTTTAATTTGGAATCGGACGAATATATGCGGCGCGATTTCTTCGAGGAATCGTATCGCAACAACGTGCAGCCCAATTCATTTCTCGAGCTGGACAAAAAATGGTCGAACTACGAACTCAATCTATTGATGCAGCCACGGGTGAATGATTTTTACGAAACCGTGCAACGCCTGCCCGATTTGCGCCTGAGCGGCACGCGTCATCGCCTGGGTGACACCCCGCTTTATTACGACACCGAAAGTTCGCTGGCCTATCTCAACCGCCGCTACGCCAACAGCAGCACCGACGACTACGGCATGATGCGGCTGGACACGCTCCACCAGATTTACATGCCCAAAACCTACAACGGCTGGCTTAACGTCACCCCTCGCATCGGCGGGCGCCTCACGCACTACGGTGCCACCGAAGGCCGCGGCAAATCCACCGCCAGCAGCGAGCGTTATGTGTTCAACACCGGCGTGGAGCTTTCCACCAAATTCTCCAAGCAGATGCCCGATGTGCAGAACAAACTTCTGGATGTCAACGGCCTGCGCCACATCGTTAAGCCTTCCATCAATTACGTATTCATCCCGCGCCCCAACCGCACGCCGGGCGAATTGGATAAGCTGGACAGCGAAATCACCTCACCCAATCTGCTCCCCTTTGAAATGCCCGACTACAACGCCATCGACAACATCGACAGCCAAAACGCCGTGCGCCTTGGCCTGCGTAATATTTGGCAAACCCGCCGCGGCGCACGCATTGGCGAAGAACAAACACGCGCGATCGATGAACTCATCGACTGGAATCTCTACACCGATTGGCGGCTCGATCCCAACTCCAGCCAAAACACCTTCGCCGATGCCTTCTCCGATTTGCGCTTCCGCCCCCGCAACTGGATCGAACTGCAATCCAACCAACGCTACGACCTCGACAACTCAGTGTGGCGCTTGATGAACAACAGCGTAAACTTTACCCCCGATGACAACTGGCGCCTCAACCTCGGTCACTATTATTACCTCGCACATCCCAGCACCTCCAGCGCCGACCGCACCAGCGCGCTCTACACCGGCGCGGCCTATCGCTTCAACGAAGATTGGTCTTTCGCCACGCGGCAATATTACGACGCCGTCAAAGGCCAACTCTCGCAACACAGCTACACCTTCCACCACGACATGCGCAGCTGGACATTTTTTGTGGACCTGCGTTTTGTGACTGACACCGGCCGCCGCAACGATGAAGTCCAGCTTTCACTCAACTATTCGCTCAAAGCCTCTCCGCGTATGTCTTCGGAATAG
- a CDS encoding pantoate--beta-alanine ligase codes for MQRQAQRWQRDGARIALVPTMGALHAGHASLIRRARKAAGKKGIVVVSIYVNPTQFNDSKDLHAYPRPMAVDKKICRAEGVDVVFVPKSLYERNASTMIDETAVSLGMEGETRPGHFRGVGTVVVKLCNLVQPTAAIFGEKDWQQAALIRRVTRDLNLPARIIMVPTVREADGLACSSRNVHLSKIERQQAAVLWQAIGLARAAIRKGNLRGLKRRLILFIEQHPATQVDYVEFFDEATMHPAKPKKGVRLALAVFIGKTRLIDNARL; via the coding sequence ATGCAACGCCAAGCCCAACGGTGGCAGCGCGATGGCGCGCGCATTGCCCTTGTGCCCACGATGGGCGCACTGCACGCGGGACACGCAAGCCTCATCCGCCGCGCGCGCAAGGCCGCTGGCAAAAAGGGAATCGTGGTCGTCAGCATTTACGTGAACCCCACGCAGTTTAACGACTCCAAGGATTTGCACGCCTACCCGCGGCCGATGGCAGTGGATAAAAAAATCTGCCGCGCCGAAGGCGTGGACGTGGTGTTCGTGCCCAAGTCGCTTTACGAAAGAAACGCCAGCACGATGATTGACGAAACCGCCGTGTCGCTTGGGATGGAAGGCGAAACACGGCCGGGGCACTTTCGCGGCGTGGGCACGGTGGTGGTTAAGCTCTGCAATTTGGTGCAACCGACCGCTGCCATCTTTGGCGAAAAAGATTGGCAGCAAGCCGCACTCATCCGCCGCGTGACGCGCGACCTGAATTTACCCGCGCGCATCATCATGGTTCCCACTGTGCGTGAAGCCGATGGATTGGCGTGCAGTTCGCGCAACGTGCACTTAAGTAAAATCGAGCGTCAACAAGCCGCAGTGTTGTGGCAAGCGATTGGTTTGGCACGCGCCGCCATTCGCAAAGGAAACTTGCGCGGATTGAAACGGCGATTAATACTGTTCATCGAACAACACCCCGCTACGCAAGTGGATTACGTGGAGTTTTTTGATGAAGCAACAATGCATCCCGCGAAGCCCAAAAAAGGCGTCCGCCTCGCACTGGCCGTGTTCATTGGCAAAACGCGTTTGATTGATAACGCGCGCTTGTAA
- a CDS encoding glutaredoxin, with protein sequence MDKPNITCYLKPSCGWSEGVRSVLRKYDLTWDEKDVVNNPEHRAEMIERSGQMLQPCVEVNGNMLADVSGDEVEAWLLANNVVGTTTTEADAPTDQPCAHEMPGAGAPQSMQFKN encoded by the coding sequence ATGGACAAACCAAACATCACTTGTTATCTCAAGCCCAGTTGCGGCTGGAGCGAAGGCGTACGGTCGGTGCTGCGCAAATACGACCTCACTTGGGACGAAAAAGACGTGGTCAACAATCCCGAGCATCGCGCCGAAATGATCGAGCGCAGCGGCCAAATGCTGCAACCGTGCGTGGAGGTGAATGGCAATATGCTGGCTGATGTCAGCGGCGACGAAGTGGAAGCATGGCTGCTGGCCAACAACGTCGTCGGCACCACCACCACCGAAGCCGATGCGCCCACCGATCAGCCGTGTGCCCATGAGATGCCCGGGGCGGGAGCACCCCAGTCGATGCAATTCAAGAATTAG
- a CDS encoding GTP cyclohydrolase I FolE2 — MKTDNQKPLTDIQQQPDHRELRIDKVGVRDLRFPIRIRDKAKAHQDTIATIGMFVDLPHHFKGTHMSRFIEVLNAHGNVVHVENIPDILRAMQQRLDSQTAHLEMDFPFFLEKAAPVTGQTGLMDYQARFDATANGDEIDFVLEVRTHVTTLCPCSKAISADGAHNQRGQVTVQLRSDETVWIEDVIALVEQSASCELYSLLKRPDEKHVTEQAYANPVFVEDLVRNVATHLNALAHVTWYKVEAENFESIHNHNAYACIEKG, encoded by the coding sequence ATGAAAACGGACAATCAAAAACCACTGACCGACATCCAGCAGCAGCCCGACCACCGCGAACTGCGTATCGATAAAGTCGGTGTGCGCGACCTCCGCTTCCCCATTCGCATCCGCGATAAAGCCAAGGCCCATCAGGACACCATCGCCACCATCGGTATGTTTGTGGATTTGCCGCATCATTTCAAAGGCACGCATATGAGCCGCTTCATCGAAGTGCTCAACGCCCACGGCAACGTCGTCCACGTGGAAAACATTCCCGACATTCTCCGCGCCATGCAACAGCGCCTCGATTCACAAACGGCGCATCTCGAAATGGATTTCCCATTCTTCCTTGAAAAAGCCGCACCCGTCACCGGCCAAACCGGCCTCATGGATTATCAGGCCCGCTTCGATGCCACCGCCAATGGCGATGAAATTGATTTCGTGCTCGAGGTCCGCACCCACGTCACAACCCTTTGCCCCTGCTCCAAAGCCATCAGCGCCGATGGTGCCCACAATCAACGCGGCCAAGTCACCGTCCAGTTGCGCTCGGATGAAACCGTGTGGATCGAAGACGTCATCGCGCTCGTGGAGCAATCTGCCAGTTGCGAACTCTATTCGCTCCTCAAACGGCCCGACGAAAAACACGTCACCGAGCAAGCCTACGCCAACCCCGTGTTCGTGGAAGACCTCGTCCGCAACGTGGCCACCCACCTCAATGCGCTTGCCCACGTCACTTGGTACAAGGTCGAAGCCGAGAATTTCGAAAGCATCCACAACCACAACGCCTACGCCTGCATCGAAAAAGGCTGA
- the rpmG gene encoding 50S ribosomal protein L33 has translation MPREIITLECTEAKAEGKPVSRYMSSRNKKLQTERVEKKKYNPHLRRHTVHREIK, from the coding sequence ATGCCACGCGAAATCATCACCCTCGAATGCACCGAAGCCAAAGCTGAAGGCAAACCCGTCTCCCGCTATATGTCCTCCCGCAACAAAAAACTCCAAACCGAGCGCGTGGAGAAAAAGAAATACAACCCCCACCTGCGGCGTCACACTGTGCACCGCGAAATCAAATAA
- a CDS encoding glycerate kinase: protein MTLSILIAPDKFKGTLTATQAAKAIAIGWKSARPEDTLTQLPISDGGDGFGELMAEATGAGSLSIETEDADHAPTVAPCWVVRESGTAIVESANIIGLTMLAAEKRRPINLNSCGLGIVLRNEQFTGCRQHIIGIGGSATNDGGFGMARELGWGFEDDQGRPILGWIDLVNLKKIHPPKSKFTGESIVAVDVQNPLLGPTGCTQIFGPQKGLRKEDIPKAEAALGRLAAVWESQTGEDAAGLPGAGAAGGLGFGLHCFAGATIRSGFEIFAEAVGLETLLRAADVVITGEGAMDRQSVMGKGVGELAKRARANGCRCLGLAGQVEDRPALADYLDECRALTDFTTTAEAETDAARRLEKLSREVADGFCSPAR, encoded by the coding sequence TTGACTCTCTCCATTCTCATCGCACCTGATAAATTTAAAGGCACGCTTACCGCCACGCAGGCCGCGAAGGCAATCGCAATCGGATGGAAGTCAGCGCGGCCGGAAGACACACTCACGCAACTGCCCATCAGCGATGGAGGCGATGGGTTTGGGGAATTGATGGCGGAGGCGACTGGAGCGGGTTCGCTTTCGATCGAAACAGAAGATGCGGATCACGCGCCGACGGTCGCGCCGTGTTGGGTGGTTCGTGAATCGGGCACGGCAATTGTTGAATCAGCCAATATCATTGGTTTAACGATGTTGGCGGCTGAGAAACGGCGGCCAATTAATCTGAATTCGTGCGGGCTTGGGATTGTGTTGCGCAACGAACAGTTTACCGGTTGTCGGCAGCACATTATCGGAATTGGGGGGAGCGCCACGAACGACGGCGGATTTGGGATGGCGCGGGAATTGGGATGGGGGTTTGAAGATGATCAAGGCAGGCCCATTCTCGGTTGGATTGATTTGGTGAACCTCAAAAAAATTCATCCGCCCAAATCTAAATTCACCGGAGAATCAATCGTGGCCGTGGATGTGCAAAATCCATTGCTCGGGCCGACTGGGTGTACACAAATTTTCGGACCGCAAAAAGGTTTGCGAAAGGAAGACATTCCCAAAGCCGAGGCGGCGTTGGGGCGGTTGGCGGCGGTTTGGGAATCGCAGACGGGGGAGGATGCGGCGGGCTTGCCGGGCGCGGGAGCGGCGGGCGGGTTAGGGTTTGGGTTGCATTGTTTTGCGGGCGCGACGATTCGGTCGGGGTTTGAAATTTTTGCGGAGGCGGTTGGGTTGGAGACTTTGCTGCGCGCGGCGGATGTAGTGATCACCGGCGAGGGCGCGATGGATCGGCAATCGGTGATGGGCAAAGGCGTGGGCGAACTGGCAAAGCGCGCGCGGGCCAATGGTTGCCGATGCCTCGGCTTGGCGGGGCAAGTGGAAGATCGCCCTGCCCTTGCGGATTATTTAGATGAGTGCCGCGCATTGACCGATTTCACCACAACCGCCGAGGCCGAAACGGATGCGGCACGGCGGTTGGAGAAATTGTCGCGGGAGGTAGCGGATGGGTTCTGTAGCCCGGCTCGGTGA
- a CDS encoding ZIP family metal transporter, with translation MQLIIVVYLILIVSVLAGMVAVLKLKLGEPRRVKLVTAFTGAYLMALTCLHLLPEVFSGKTGDAALSLGAFILLGFFLQVVLDNFSGGIEHGHSHHHHHGTAPIAVMIGLCLHAFLEAMPLGHTHGSQLLVAIAIHKFPVSIVLFSMLLHNGKAKKRAYVCLLIFCVMAPIGATIGSFPALAPYTPQLLAVVIGIFMHVATTILFESSEDHQYNLQKGAAIALGAGIAALGVLLPLHSHAH, from the coding sequence TTGCAGTTAATAATCGTGGTTTATCTGATTCTCATCGTGTCGGTGCTTGCCGGAATGGTCGCCGTGCTCAAACTCAAGCTCGGCGAACCCCGTCGCGTCAAGCTCGTCACCGCGTTCACCGGCGCGTATTTGATGGCCCTCACTTGCTTGCATTTATTGCCGGAAGTGTTCTCAGGAAAAACCGGCGATGCCGCACTCTCTTTGGGTGCATTCATCCTGCTTGGGTTTTTCCTGCAAGTGGTGCTCGATAATTTTTCGGGAGGCATCGAACACGGCCACTCGCATCATCATCATCATGGCACGGCTCCGATCGCCGTGATGATCGGCCTGTGCCTCCACGCCTTTCTGGAAGCGATGCCACTCGGCCACACCCACGGCTCGCAATTGCTCGTCGCAATTGCCATCCACAAATTCCCCGTCAGCATCGTGCTCTTCAGTATGTTGCTCCACAACGGCAAGGCCAAAAAACGTGCCTACGTTTGCCTCCTCATTTTCTGCGTAATGGCCCCCATCGGCGCGACCATTGGTTCCTTTCCCGCTTTAGCGCCGTACACACCGCAACTGCTCGCAGTGGTGATCGGCATTTTTATGCACGTCGCCACCACAATCCTTTTCGAGAGCAGCGAGGATCATCAGTACAACCTCCAAAAGGGCGCCGCAATCGCGCTCGGCGCAGGCATCGCCGCGCTTGGTGTTTTGTTGCCGCTCCATTCCCACGCCCACTAA
- a CDS encoding endonuclease/exonuclease/phosphatase family protein, with the protein MKSILALLITAGTLVAADTFTVASFNVENYFLRPFGTRKAKPAASRVKVVEAILKIQPDVLALQEIGRRAALDELMASLKAKGLNFPHLEWVQGPDPAIHLVVLSRFPIENRKTHSKVPYLLDRQRFEVSRGFGEVTIRVNANYKFTLLNAHLKSKRPVPRASEAEMRLSEARELRRIIEARLSANPNANLLVVGDLNDYPNRLPIRTLLGSKAPKLVDLRPFERNGDRAPHPTNSKFIPRRVGWTSFFWKEDSYSRFDYLIASAGLERELHRAGTYVHAMADWGLASDHRPVVAEFFAEEK; encoded by the coding sequence ATGAAATCTATTTTAGCTTTGTTAATCACCGCGGGTACATTGGTGGCGGCGGACACATTCACTGTAGCGAGCTTTAACGTGGAGAATTATTTCCTGCGCCCTTTCGGTACGCGCAAGGCGAAGCCGGCGGCATCGCGGGTGAAGGTGGTTGAGGCGATTTTGAAAATCCAACCCGATGTTTTGGCGTTGCAGGAAATCGGGAGACGCGCGGCGCTGGATGAATTGATGGCGAGCTTGAAGGCGAAGGGATTGAATTTTCCGCATCTGGAATGGGTGCAGGGGCCGGATCCGGCGATTCATTTGGTGGTGCTCAGCCGGTTTCCCATCGAGAATCGCAAGACGCATTCGAAGGTGCCGTATTTGCTTGATCGCCAGCGGTTTGAGGTGTCGCGTGGGTTTGGCGAGGTGACGATTCGGGTGAATGCGAATTACAAATTTACGCTGCTCAACGCACATCTGAAATCCAAACGGCCCGTGCCGAGGGCGAGCGAGGCCGAAATGCGGCTGAGTGAAGCCCGCGAATTGCGGCGCATCATCGAGGCGCGCCTAAGTGCAAATCCAAACGCAAATTTGTTGGTGGTGGGTGATCTAAATGATTATCCCAACCGCCTGCCGATTCGCACGTTGCTTGGCAGCAAAGCACCGAAGTTGGTGGACCTCCGCCCCTTCGAGCGAAATGGCGATCGTGCGCCGCATCCAACGAACAGTAAATTTATCCCGCGCCGCGTGGGGTGGACTTCGTTTTTTTGGAAGGAGGACAGTTACAGTCGATTTGACTATTTAATTGCGAGCGCGGGCTTGGAGCGCGAGTTGCACCGCGCGGGCACGTATGTGCACGCGATGGCAGATTGGGGTTTGGCTTCCGATCATCGGCCGGTGGTGGCGGAGTTTTTTGCGGAGGAAAAATGA
- the rpsR gene encoding 30S ribosomal protein S18: MPRKNNKSDKRNSSSERRTPRPKPEVDLNLVDLDPKNVELLRKYVTDQGRILPRKYTGLPAPYQRRLTRSIKRARQMLLMK; encoded by the coding sequence ATGCCACGCAAAAACAACAAATCCGACAAACGCAACAGCAGCAGCGAACGCCGCACCCCTCGCCCCAAACCCGAGGTGGATCTTAACCTCGTGGATCTCGACCCCAAAAACGTCGAGCTCCTGCGCAAGTACGTCACCGATCAAGGCCGCATCCTGCCCCGAAAATACACCGGCCTCCCCGCGCCCTATCAGCGTCGCCTCACCCGCTCTATCAAGCGCGCCCGGCAAATGCTGTTGATGAAATAA
- a CDS encoding transcriptional regulator, which yields MSAPKKSAKKTAKKAVKKAAPKKAAAKPAKKATPKKAAKRKGQKAPLANAAAILGFKPAPKQSNSAYRPMDGVKIKAEWKKYYDVLMDLRDHLLHQMGDIKKESAEEMSGYSMHMADSGTDNFDRDSALSLLSYDQDAVYEIEEALKRIERKTYGTCEISGKVIPKGRLNAIPWARYTVDSQAQLEKHGAVRQRKLGSLGTIDGAGTNTITTPDEVGSKPRPAKKAKSAKTAKSKK from the coding sequence ATGAGCGCCCCCAAAAAATCAGCCAAGAAAACGGCTAAAAAAGCTGTAAAAAAGGCCGCCCCGAAGAAAGCCGCTGCTAAACCGGCCAAAAAAGCCACACCCAAAAAGGCCGCAAAAAGAAAGGGCCAAAAGGCTCCGCTCGCCAATGCAGCCGCCATTCTTGGCTTCAAACCCGCGCCCAAACAATCCAACTCCGCTTACCGCCCGATGGACGGCGTGAAAATCAAAGCCGAGTGGAAAAAATATTACGATGTCCTCATGGATCTCCGCGACCATCTGCTCCACCAAATGGGCGACATCAAAAAAGAATCCGCCGAGGAAATGTCCGGATACTCCATGCATATGGCCGACTCCGGCACCGATAATTTTGACCGCGACTCCGCGCTCAGCCTCCTCTCATACGATCAAGACGCCGTCTATGAAATCGAGGAAGCCCTCAAACGCATCGAACGCAAAACCTACGGCACCTGCGAAATCTCCGGCAAAGTCATTCCCAAGGGCCGCCTCAACGCCATCCCGTGGGCCCGTTACACTGTCGACTCCCAGGCGCAACTGGAAAAACATGGCGCCGTGCGCCAACGCAAACTCGGCAGCCTCGGCACCATCGACGGCGCCGGCACCAACACCATTACCACACCCGACGAAGTAGGCAGCAAACCAAGGCCCGCGAAAAAAGCAAAGTCGGCCAAAACCGCAAAATCAAAAAAGTAA
- a CDS encoding PDZ domain-containing protein, whose translation MRWLVFILVIGSAGAADAPRVGKFTLKNGDRIDITMHGYTLAGGFSFSHADITGKLRIKADALRQVDLNPAPTPAAARRHGALVHLFNGDELAGDIIKLTEESLEFDTWYAGKLSIPRAEVQWLVPGTGAVVFDGPKSLNGWGAAIIGVLLGDDGDDGVEGITIQDVFADSPASKAGLKIGDIITHINGKAYIKKERMIAFVKGQKVGDKLKVNLLRGENEIVKVEVTLGSLHWEFDNGSLISKGTGYVIGKELNWPSMASVDFDLEWDRDIAMDVMLCTDRLHSVSFQNAYLLRLNGGPSYLYRHSSAGEGDLSTTSLGSGNPAWGSARKAHVSIRVDRRTATIALLVNDRLVRKWVDKAGFAGKGKVLQFNPQTDSRMAIHNLRLSEWNGRLPKAGGPPAAQAGVKDNIQFHKGDALTGQIIGVANGKLTLKTDFADLAIPLQKIANISFAKAAPASALNASVLNLGKTGKFYANLLEWSPNGVRVDSPVLGELKLVPSIINSVQFK comes from the coding sequence ATGCGATGGCTGGTTTTCATTTTGGTGATCGGAAGCGCGGGCGCGGCGGATGCGCCGCGGGTGGGGAAGTTTACCCTCAAAAATGGCGACCGCATCGATATCACGATGCACGGCTACACGCTGGCGGGGGGCTTCAGCTTCAGCCACGCGGACATCACCGGCAAGCTCCGCATTAAGGCCGACGCGCTGCGGCAGGTGGACCTCAACCCCGCACCCACTCCCGCTGCCGCCCGTCGTCACGGCGCGTTGGTGCATCTTTTTAATGGCGATGAATTGGCCGGCGACATTATCAAACTAACCGAGGAATCCCTCGAATTTGATACGTGGTACGCCGGTAAACTTTCCATCCCGCGCGCGGAGGTGCAATGGCTCGTGCCCGGTACCGGCGCCGTGGTGTTCGACGGCCCCAAATCCCTCAACGGCTGGGGAGCGGCCATCATCGGCGTGCTGCTCGGCGATGATGGCGACGACGGCGTCGAAGGCATCACTATCCAAGACGTGTTTGCCGACAGCCCCGCGTCCAAGGCCGGTTTGAAAATCGGCGACATCATCACCCACATCAACGGCAAGGCGTACATCAAAAAAGAACGGATGATCGCATTCGTCAAAGGCCAAAAAGTGGGCGACAAATTGAAGGTGAATTTATTGCGCGGTGAAAATGAAATTGTGAAAGTAGAAGTCACCCTCGGCTCCTTGCATTGGGAATTTGATAACGGCTCTTTGATTAGCAAAGGCACCGGCTACGTCATCGGTAAAGAACTCAACTGGCCGTCGATGGCCAGTGTGGATTTCGACCTCGAATGGGACCGCGACATCGCGATGGACGTGATGCTCTGCACCGACCGCCTCCACAGCGTGAGCTTTCAAAATGCCTACCTCCTGCGCCTCAACGGCGGCCCGAGCTATCTCTACCGTCACTCCAGCGCCGGCGAAGGCGACCTCAGCACCACCAGCCTCGGCAGCGGCAATCCCGCTTGGGGCTCCGCGCGAAAGGCCCACGTTTCCATCCGCGTGGACCGCCGCACCGCCACCATCGCGCTGCTCGTCAACGATCGTCTCGTGCGCAAATGGGTGGACAAAGCCGGGTTCGCCGGCAAAGGCAAAGTGCTTCAGTTCAACCCCCAAACCGATTCCCGAATGGCCATCCACAACCTGCGCCTCAGCGAATGGAACGGCCGTCTCCCCAAGGCCGGCGGACCGCCTGCTGCCCAAGCTGGCGTAAAGGATAACATTCAGTTTCACAAAGGAGACGCTCTCACCGGCCAAATCATCGGCGTCGCCAACGGCAAACTCACCCTTAAAACCGACTTTGCTGACCTCGCGATCCCCCTCCAAAAAATCGCCAACATCTCCTTCGCTAAAGCTGCGCCCGCTTCGGCATTGAACGCCTCGGTTCTCAATTTGGGCAAAACGGGGAAATTTTATGCTAACCTTCTCGAATGGTCTCCCAATGGCGTGCGGGTAGATTCACCGGTGCTCGGCGAATTGAAGCTGGTCCCTTCGATTATCAATTCCGTGCAGTTCAAGTAA